In a genomic window of Helianthus annuus cultivar XRQ/B chromosome 10, HanXRQr2.0-SUNRISE, whole genome shotgun sequence:
- the LOC110884171 gene encoding pentatricopeptide repeat-containing protein At1g79490, mitochondrial, with protein sequence MMIGHSRSFSRYVFNNLRSISTHNHRFHATIRTPNPSFHIRSYCNNNQWTEEEIQYLDESGSVIYTGKGVRSVEPRVDDHVMVGGLKHPFSNASAVAKIVEIVKRWKWGPEMETHLDKLQFVPNMTHITQAFKVTDASLSLSLFKWAKRQSWYSPSDECYLALIDRLNQSRDFDGIQSVFDDLVLDSDDKTTMVPDFAAFSRVVQCLAKAEKLEVSFCCFKKIKEAGCKVDTKTYNSLITLFLDKGLPFKAFEIYENMQGSGCSLDLATYELMIPNLARSGRIDAALKLFQQMKENNLKPGFTIFAALVDSLGKAGRLDTSMKIYMEMQGFGLKPSAPMFVSLIESYVKAGKLDTAIRIWDEMKKARFRPNYGLYTMVVEAHAKSGKLETAMSIFSDMEKAGFLPTPSTYSCLLEMHAGSGQVDAAMKLYNSMSNAGVRPGLTTYTALLTLLAKKKLVDIAAKILLEMKSMGYSVDVTASDVLMVFIKDASVDLALRWLRFMGSSGIRTNNFIIRQLFESCMKSGLYDSAKPLLENYVDSAAKVDLILYTSILAHLVRCQEEQNERHLMSILSATKHKAHDFMCGLFTGPEQRKQPVLAFVREFFQNIDYESEEGAARYFVNVLLNYLVLMGQINRARCVWKVSYENKLFPKAIVFDQHIAWSLDVRNLSVGAALIAVVHTLHRFRKRMLYYGVVPRRIKLVTGPTLKIVVAQMLDSVESPFEVSKVVLRAPGDSVSEWFKKPIVQQFLLNDIPSRSDILMHKLNILFPSSAPELRSLNPPKPLVSGRVM encoded by the coding sequence ATGATGATCGGTCACAGCCGTTCGTTCTCCAGGTACGTTTTCAACAATCTCCGATCAATTTCCACACATAATCATAGATTTCATGCTACAATTAGAACAccaaaccctagttttcatattAGGAGTTATTGTAACAACAATCAATGGACAGAAGAAGAGATACAATATTTAGATGAATCAGGTAGTGTTATTTACACCGGAAAAGGTGTAAGATCGGTCGAGCCTCGGGTGGATGATCACGTAATGGTAGGCGGTTTAAAACACCCGTTTTCGAATGCTTCCGCTGTTGCTAAAATTGTTGAGATTGTTAAGAGGTGGAAATGGGGTCCTGAGATGGAAACTCACTTGGATAAGCTTCAGTTTGTTCCCAACATGACTCATATCACGCAAGCGTTCAAGGTTACCGATGCGTCTTTGTCTTTGAGTTTGTTTAAGTGGGCGAAGCGGCAGTCGTGGTATTCGCCTAGCGACGAGTGTTATCTCGCGTTGATTGATAGGTTGAACCAGAGTAGGGATTTTGACGGGATTCAGTCGGTGTTTGATGATCTTGTTCTTGATTCGGACGATAAAACAACGATGGTTCCTGATTTCGCTGCGTTTAGTAGAGTTGTTCAGTGTCTTGCAAAAGCTGAAAAGTTGGAAGTTTCGTTTTGTTGTTTTAAGAAGATTAAGGAAGCTGGCTGTAAAGTCGACACGAAAACGTACAACTCGCTTATAACTTTGTTTTTGGACAAGGGCTTACCGTTTAAAGCGTTTGAGATATACGAAAACATGCAAGGATCGGGATGCTCTTTAGATTTAGCAACCTATGAGTTGATGATACCAAACCTAGCCCGATCGGGCCGGATTGATGCAGCGTTGAAGctttttcaacaaatgaaagagAACAACTTGAAACCAGGGTTTACAATCTTTGCAGCATTAGTTGATTCATTGGGGAAAGCTGGTAGATTGGATACATCGATGAAAATTTACATGGAAATGCAAGGATTCGGGCTTAAACCGTCCGCACCCATGTTTGTTTCTTTGATTGAGTCGTATGTGAAAGCTGGAAAGCTAGACACAGCTATAAGGATTTGGGATGAAATGAAGAAAGCCCGATTTAGACCTAATTACGGGCTCTACACCATGGTTGTCGAGGCCCATGCGAAATCAGGAAAACTCGAGACGGCAATGTCTATATTCTCTGATATGGAAAAGGCCGGTTTTTTACCAACCCCGAGCACCTATTCTTGCTTGTTAGAGATGCACGCAGGTTCTGGTCAAGTTGATGCAGCTATGAAACTTTACAACTCAATGAGCAACGCAGGTGTAAGACCGGGTTTGACCACTTACACTGCTCTACTAACGCTTTTAGCGAAAAAGAAACTCGTAGACATTGCTGCAAAGATTCTTCTGGAAATGAAATCAATGGGATATTCTGTAGACGTGACTGCTAGTGATGTTTTAATGGTTTTCATTAAAGATGCATCTGTTGATCTTGCTTTAAGATGGCTTAGATTCATGGGTTCATCAGGGATTAGAACAAACAACTTTATAATAAGGCAGTTATTTGAGTCGTGCATGAAAAGCGGGCTATATGACTCTGCAAAACCGCTTCTTGAAAATTATGTTGACTCAGCGGCTAAAGTTGACCTCATACTCTACACATCGATTCTAGCCCATCTGGTgagatgtcaagaagaacaaaacGAACGGCATTTGATGTCAATCTTGAGTGCTACTAAACATAAAGCACACGACTTTATGTGTGGGCTTTTCACGGGCCCGGAACAAAGGAAACAGCCCGTGTTAGCCTTTGTTCGGGAGTTTTTTCAGAATATTGATTATGAATCGGAAGAAGGAGCAGCACGGTACTTTGTTAATGTGCTTTTAAACTATCTTGTTCTAATGGGTCAGATTAATCGGGCCCGTTGCGTGTGGAAAGTTTCATATGAAAACAAGCTTTTCCCGAAAGCAATTGTGTTTGATCAACACATTGCTTGGTCACTCGATGTGAGAAACTTATCGGTTGGTGCAGCCTTAATCGCAGTGGTGCATACGCTTCATAGGTTCAGGAAACGGATGTTGTATTATGGCGTGGTTCCTAGACGGATTAAGTTGGTGACAGGGCCCACGTTAAAGATCGTTGTTGCGCAAATGCTAGACTCGGTTGAGTCACCATTCGAGGTGAGTAAGGTGGTTTTAAGGGCACCTGGGGACTCTGTATCAGAATGGTTTAAGAAGCCCATTGTTCAGCAGTTTCTTTTGAATGACATACCATCAAGAAGTGATATTCTGATGCATAAGCTTAATATACTTTTTCCCAGTTCTGCCCCTGAACTTAGGTCATTGAATCCACCCAAACCCCTTGTTTCTGGAAGGGTAATGTAG